In a single window of the Rhodospirillaceae bacterium genome:
- a CDS encoding amidophosphoribosyltransferase, with amino-acid sequence MDSLEQRVGLRRFGDRVLDFLLPPQCLACGVTIGQQGTLCASCWEEINFLAKPFCDICGYPFEFDPGEAAICAACLDRRPVYGRGRAVMRYASPARDLVLGFKHGDRVHGAPAFGRWLARAGRELLLDADLLVPVPLHWTRLFQRRFNQSVLMARSLSRLSGVPIAADLLVRLRRTPSQGRLNPAARRRNVQGAFALRPGREAVLAGRQVLLIDDVLTTGATMEACAEALLDAGAVGVDVLTLARVIR; translated from the coding sequence ATGGACAGTCTCGAACAGCGTGTCGGCTTGCGTCGTTTCGGCGATCGGGTGCTTGACTTTCTTTTGCCGCCACAATGCCTGGCCTGTGGGGTGACGATTGGTCAGCAAGGCACCCTTTGCGCGTCCTGTTGGGAGGAAATAAATTTTCTGGCGAAGCCTTTTTGCGATATTTGCGGCTATCCCTTTGAATTCGACCCTGGCGAAGCGGCGATTTGCGCAGCCTGCCTTGATCGCCGCCCGGTCTATGGCAGGGGCCGGGCCGTGATGCGTTATGCGTCGCCGGCGCGGGATCTGGTGCTTGGGTTCAAACACGGGGATCGGGTGCATGGTGCGCCGGCCTTTGGTCGCTGGCTTGCGCGCGCGGGTCGGGAGCTTCTTTTGGACGCGGATTTGCTGGTGCCGGTGCCGCTTCACTGGACACGTCTTTTCCAGCGGCGTTTCAATCAATCGGTTTTAATGGCTCGTTCGCTGTCGCGCCTTAGCGGCGTTCCCATTGCCGCCGATTTGCTTGTGCGGTTGCGCCGCACGCCTTCGCAAGGCAGGCTCAATCCCGCCGCGCGGCGGCGCAATGTGCAAGGCGCCTTCGCCTTGCGTCCCGGTCGCGAAGCGGTGCTTGCCGGACGGCAGGTGCTTCTGATCGATGACGTTCTGACCACCGGGGCGACGATGGAGGCTTGCGCGGAAGCCCTGCTTGATGCGGGCGCGGTCGGGGTCGATGTGCTGACGCTTGCCCGTGTGATCAGGTAG
- a CDS encoding SAM-dependent methyltransferase gives MPNEMSDARSLFDRGLVQQHRERAAKDFDSYDFLFREVAERLADRLDDVLRDFPDVLDLGCHAGHLARHVQKRRGVQQVVACDLSPAMVARAAAQDDKSRFLVADEEGLPFGERRFDLVLSCLNLHWTNDLPGALIQIRRCLKPGGLFLGAMFGGETLKELYQAFLVSESEGGGGISPRISPFTEVRDAGQLLQRAGFIEPVSDSDTLTVTYPNSRRLLTDLRGMGETNALHARRRNFTPRGTLARMTKLYEDRFRNEEGRLPATFQIVYLTGWIANTPKDVT, from the coding sequence ATGCCAAATGAAATGTCCGATGCAAGAAGCCTGTTTGATCGCGGTCTGGTTCAACAACACCGGGAACGGGCCGCCAAAGATTTCGACAGCTACGATTTTCTGTTTCGCGAGGTCGCAGAACGGCTTGCCGATCGCCTGGACGACGTGCTTCGTGACTTTCCCGATGTTCTTGACCTTGGCTGTCACGCGGGCCATCTCGCCCGCCACGTCCAAAAACGGCGCGGTGTGCAACAGGTGGTCGCGTGCGATCTTTCGCCGGCAATGGTGGCACGCGCGGCGGCCCAGGACGACAAATCCCGCTTCCTTGTCGCAGATGAAGAAGGCCTGCCCTTTGGCGAGCGGCGTTTCGACCTTGTGCTGAGCTGCCTCAACCTCCATTGGACAAACGACCTGCCGGGGGCGCTTATCCAAATTCGTCGCTGTCTGAAACCGGGCGGCCTTTTCCTGGGCGCGATGTTTGGCGGCGAAACCCTGAAAGAACTGTACCAGGCCTTTCTCGTTTCAGAATCGGAAGGCGGTGGCGGCATCAGCCCACGAATCTCTCCCTTCACGGAAGTCCGCGACGCGGGCCAGCTTCTGCAACGCGCAGGCTTCATCGAACCTGTCTCCGACAGCGACACGTTGACCGTGACCTATCCAAACAGCCGCCGCCTGCTAACAGATCTGCGCGGCATGGGCGAAACGAACGCCCTTCACGCACGAAGGCGAAACTTTACCCCGCGTGGGACGCTTGCGCGCATGACGAAGCTTTACGAAGACCGCTTTCGCAATGAAGAGGGCCGCCTGCCGGCAACGTTTCAAATTGTCTATTTGACTGGATGGATCGCGAACACGCCCAAGGACGTGACTTAA
- a CDS encoding amidohydrolase has protein sequence MTKPFVVACIQTNAGSSLAPNLAAASILVLKAREKGADFILLPENVAMMDAGRKGLIAHAKPEETHPALAHFCSLAKETNAWLLVGSLAVQLDEGDVANRSFLLDGTGQIVARYDKIHMFDADLENGESYKESDSYRSGDRAVLAKTPWGDVGLTICYDLRFPHLYRALAKAGASYFAVPSAFTRVTGKAHWHALLRSRAIENGAYIFAPAQCGSHGRRQTFGHALIVDPWGEVLGDGGDHSGIVLAGIDPSKVAAARQKIPSLQHDRSFVLSSKAKPSG, from the coding sequence ATGACAAAGCCTTTCGTTGTTGCCTGTATCCAGACGAACGCGGGTTCGAGCCTTGCGCCCAATCTTGCCGCCGCCTCGATCCTTGTTTTAAAGGCGCGGGAAAAGGGCGCGGATTTCATCCTGCTTCCGGAAAATGTCGCCATGATGGACGCTGGGCGAAAAGGGCTGATTGCCCATGCGAAGCCAGAAGAAACTCATCCGGCCCTCGCGCATTTTTGCAGTCTGGCGAAAGAGACGAATGCCTGGTTGCTGGTAGGCTCGCTTGCCGTTCAATTGGACGAAGGCGATGTGGCGAACCGTTCGTTTCTTCTCGATGGTACGGGCCAAATCGTCGCGCGTTATGACAAGATCCACATGTTCGACGCCGATCTTGAAAATGGCGAATCCTACAAAGAATCAGATAGTTACCGTTCCGGAGATCGGGCCGTGCTGGCCAAAACCCCCTGGGGTGATGTCGGGCTGACCATTTGCTATGACCTGCGCTTTCCACATCTTTACCGGGCCCTTGCCAAGGCTGGCGCAAGTTATTTTGCCGTCCCCTCCGCCTTTACGCGCGTCACCGGCAAGGCCCATTGGCACGCATTGCTTCGTTCCCGGGCAATCGAAAACGGGGCCTATATTTTTGCGCCCGCCCAATGCGGAAGCCATGGGCGGCGACAGACCTTCGGCCATGCGTTGATTGTCGATCCCTGGGGAGAGGTGCTTGGTGATGGCGGCGACCATTCGGGCATCGTTCTGGCCGGGATCGATCCTTCGAAGGTGGCGGCGGCACGACAAAAAATTCCGTCCCTTCAACATGACCGGTCGTTCGTTCTCAGTTCAAAGGCGAAGCCTTCCGGCTAA
- a CDS encoding SAM-dependent methyltransferase, which yields MTHLDDARAPSDWVIRFARHIHKGGDVLDLACGSGRHTKLLLEAGHPVIALDRNLDRLGELRQHARVEAVEADLEVGQAWPFSGRRFAGIVVTNYLHRPLFQNLADALEDNGVLIYETFAQGNERFGRPKNPDYLLRDGELLHVFADPLYILAYEQVERGAPNPAVLQRVAAIKNPSHWH from the coding sequence ATGACGCATCTAGACGATGCACGCGCCCCTTCCGATTGGGTGATCCGATTTGCGCGTCACATTCACAAAGGCGGCGACGTTCTTGACCTTGCCTGTGGCAGCGGTCGCCATACAAAACTTCTTCTGGAAGCGGGGCATCCGGTCATCGCTCTCGACCGGAACCTCGACCGGCTGGGGGAACTCCGCCAGCACGCCAGGGTCGAAGCCGTCGAAGCTGACCTTGAGGTGGGGCAGGCATGGCCCTTTTCCGGGCGGCGTTTTGCTGGAATTGTGGTTACGAATTACCTTCATCGGCCGCTGTTCCAAAACCTCGCCGACGCCCTGGAAGACAATGGCGTGTTGATCTATGAAACCTTCGCCCAGGGAAATGAGCGATTTGGCCGCCCAAAAAACCCGGACTATCTCTTGCGGGATGGGGAGCTTTTGCACGTCTTTGCCGATCCGCTTTACATCCTCGCTTACGAACAGGTCGAACGCGGCGCACCAAATCCGGCAGTTCTGCAACGCGTCGCCGCCATCAAGAATCCCAGCCACTGGCATTAG